In Rhizobium sp. N324, a single genomic region encodes these proteins:
- the hisC gene encoding histidinol-phosphate transaminase translates to MSKPVPRPGILDIASYVPGKEHAPGVARVYKLSSNETPLGASPKAVEAFKTAADNLARYPDGQAIDLREAIAAVHGLNPANILCGNGSDELLGLLCHVYLGAGDEGIITEHGFLVYKIQIQGAGATPVVVREKDHTVDVDAILAAVTEKTKIVFIANPGNPTGTYVPVSEIRRLQAGLPKHVVLVLDAAYAEYVRRNDYEAGIEVVSSNANVVMTRTFSKAYGLAALRVGWMYAPAEIVDAVNRVRGPFNLNAPAIAAGAAAIRDQVFVQQAISFNQMWVETLTQALEAIGLKVTPSVANFVLIHFPDIDGKRAADADDLLTSRGYILRAVRSYGFSNALRMSIGPEEANRGVIAALSEFMGHKA, encoded by the coding sequence ATGAGCAAGCCCGTTCCGCGTCCCGGTATTCTCGATATCGCATCCTATGTGCCGGGCAAGGAACATGCGCCGGGGGTTGCCCGCGTCTACAAGCTTTCGTCCAACGAAACGCCGCTCGGCGCCAGCCCAAAGGCGGTCGAAGCCTTCAAGACGGCTGCCGACAATCTCGCCCGTTACCCGGACGGGCAGGCGATCGACCTGCGCGAGGCGATCGCCGCCGTGCACGGCCTCAACCCGGCCAACATCCTCTGCGGCAACGGTTCCGACGAGCTGCTCGGCCTGCTCTGCCATGTCTATCTCGGCGCCGGTGACGAGGGCATCATCACCGAGCACGGGTTCCTGGTCTACAAGATCCAGATCCAGGGCGCCGGCGCCACGCCCGTCGTCGTCAGGGAAAAGGATCACACCGTCGATGTCGATGCGATCCTTGCCGCGGTGACGGAGAAAACCAAGATCGTCTTCATCGCCAATCCCGGCAATCCGACGGGCACCTATGTCCCGGTCAGCGAGATCCGCCGCCTGCAGGCAGGGCTGCCGAAACATGTCGTCCTGGTGCTCGATGCCGCCTACGCCGAATATGTGCGCCGCAACGATTATGAAGCTGGCATCGAGGTCGTGTCTTCAAACGCCAATGTGGTGATGACCCGCACTTTCTCGAAGGCCTACGGACTGGCGGCGCTGCGCGTGGGCTGGATGTATGCGCCGGCCGAGATCGTCGACGCGGTGAACCGCGTGCGCGGGCCGTTCAATTTGAATGCGCCGGCAATCGCCGCCGGTGCGGCGGCCATCCGCGACCAGGTCTTTGTTCAGCAGGCCATCTCCTTCAACCAGATGTGGGTGGAGACGCTGACCCAGGCGTTGGAAGCGATCGGCTTGAAAGTGACGCCATCCGTCGCCAATTTCGTTCTCATCCATTTCCCCGATATCGACGGCAAGCGCGCCGCCGATGCCGACGATCTGCTGACGAGCCGCGGCTACATCCTGCGCGCGGTGCGCAGCTACGGTTTTTCCAATGCGCTGCGCATGAGCATCGGCCCCGAAGAGGCCAATCGCGGCGTTATCGCCGCCCTCAGCGAATTTATGGGACACAAGGCATGA
- a CDS encoding cell division protein FtsX yields the protein MTEPSSRNPDKAPGKAEQKRPEMRVRPTAPILPPSNIQGNALMVVISIMAFLACLTLGGVSMVRSTAASWESQISREITIQIKPDDNLDMEKALTQARDLALTFVGTKSGQIVDEAATARLLEPWLGPGLDLKDLPVPRLVIITIDESNPPDFDSMRALLKDSIPQATLDDHRTWVDRLVSMAHTTVMIGTGILLLVFSAMVLTVVFATRGALSGNRHIVEVLHFVGAESSFVATEFQKHFLKISLKGSAIGSALAALFFATAGFWQSRTLATPETDQATALFGTFSVGVLGYAGIFATMIVIALLTTFTARLTVMRTIYEIDTLRSDPTRTDGIAS from the coding sequence ATGACTGAGCCCTCATCCAGAAACCCGGACAAGGCGCCTGGCAAGGCGGAGCAGAAGCGGCCGGAAATGCGCGTGCGCCCGACCGCGCCGATCCTGCCGCCGTCCAACATCCAGGGCAACGCCTTGATGGTGGTGATATCGATCATGGCCTTTCTCGCCTGCCTGACGCTCGGCGGCGTCAGCATGGTGCGCTCGACGGCGGCAAGCTGGGAGAGCCAGATCTCCCGCGAGATCACCATCCAGATCAAGCCGGACGACAATCTCGACATGGAAAAGGCGCTGACCCAGGCGCGCGACCTGGCGCTGACCTTCGTCGGCACCAAGAGCGGCCAGATCGTCGATGAGGCCGCCACCGCCCGTCTGCTCGAACCCTGGCTCGGCCCCGGTCTCGATCTCAAGGATCTGCCCGTTCCCCGCCTCGTCATCATCACCATCGACGAGAGCAATCCACCGGATTTCGATTCCATGCGGGCGCTGCTGAAAGACAGCATCCCGCAGGCCACCCTCGACGATCACCGCACCTGGGTCGACCGGCTGGTGTCCATGGCGCACACCACCGTCATGATCGGCACCGGCATCCTGCTGCTGGTCTTCTCGGCGATGGTGCTGACCGTCGTCTTCGCCACGCGCGGCGCGCTGTCGGGCAACCGCCACATCGTCGAGGTGCTGCATTTCGTCGGCGCCGAAAGCTCCTTCGTCGCCACCGAATTCCAGAAGCATTTCCTGAAGATCAGCCTCAAGGGCTCGGCGATCGGCAGCGCCCTTGCGGCTCTATTCTTCGCCACCGCCGGATTCTGGCAGAGCCGCACGCTGGCCACTCCGGAAACGGACCAGGCGACCGCGCTCTTCGGCACCTTCTCCGTCGGCGTGCTCGGTTATGCCGGCATCTTCGCGACGATGATCGTCATTGCCCTTCTGACGACGTTTACGGCGCGCCTGACCGTCATGCGGACGATCTATGAAATCGATACATTGCGCTCGGACCCGACACGCACCGACGGCATTGCGAGTTGA
- the gloB gene encoding hydroxyacylglutathione hydrolase gives MKPLELDVFLCRTDNFGVLVHDPETGFTAAIDAPEEAPILQAAARRGWKITHIFTTHHHTDHVAANLALKEQFGCEIIGPINEAVAIPGLDRTMADGDSFLFGDHTINVIETPGHTAGHICYHFVDDKLLFAADTLFALGCGRLFERPAADMWHSLQKLAVLPDETAVYFGHEYTLSNVRFALTVDPGNERLKGRAAEIEALRADGKFTIPTTLGLEKETNPFLRAADPAIRRNLLMEGKTNEEVFAEIRKRKDNF, from the coding sequence ATGAAACCTTTGGAATTGGACGTTTTTCTCTGCCGCACCGACAATTTCGGCGTGCTCGTCCACGACCCGGAAACAGGATTTACCGCGGCGATCGACGCGCCGGAGGAGGCGCCGATTCTGCAGGCGGCGGCACGCCGCGGCTGGAAGATCACCCATATCTTCACCACCCATCACCACACCGATCATGTCGCCGCCAACCTGGCGCTGAAGGAGCAGTTCGGCTGCGAGATCATCGGCCCGATCAACGAGGCGGTTGCCATTCCCGGCCTCGACCGGACGATGGCCGATGGCGACAGCTTCCTTTTCGGCGATCACACGATCAACGTCATCGAGACACCCGGCCACACCGCCGGCCATATCTGCTATCACTTCGTCGACGACAAGCTGCTCTTTGCCGCCGACACGCTGTTTGCGCTCGGCTGCGGCCGGCTGTTCGAACGCCCGGCCGCCGACATGTGGCATTCGCTGCAGAAGCTTGCCGTGCTGCCCGATGAGACCGCCGTCTATTTTGGCCACGAATACACTTTGTCCAACGTCCGCTTCGCACTGACGGTCGATCCCGGCAACGAACGGCTGAAGGGCCGCGCCGCCGAGATCGAGGCTTTGCGCGCCGACGGCAAATTCACCATTCCGACGACGCTGGGGCTGGAAAAGGAAACCAACCCGTTCCTGCGCGCCGCCGACCCGGCGATCCGCCGCAATCTGCTGATGGAAGGCAAGACCAATGAGGAGGTGTTTGCCGAGATCCGCAAGCGCAAGGACAATTTCTGA
- the ftsE gene encoding cell division ATP-binding protein FtsE → MIHFENVGLRYGMGPEILRDLTFDIPKKSFQFLTGPSGAGKTSLLRLLFMSLQPTRGLIRMFGRDISEIPRPELPLLRRRVGIVFQDFRLLDHLTTYENVALPLRVRGKDESSYKTDVLELLKWVGLGERINVLPPVLSGGEKQRAAIARALMDRPEVLLADEPTGNVDPPMAKRLLNLFLELNRLGTAVVIATHDLALMEQVEARRMILSGGHLDIYD, encoded by the coding sequence TTGATCCACTTCGAGAATGTCGGTTTGCGTTATGGCATGGGCCCGGAAATCCTCCGGGACCTGACCTTCGACATTCCGAAGAAATCCTTTCAGTTCCTGACGGGCCCATCGGGCGCCGGCAAGACCTCGCTTCTGCGGCTGCTGTTTATGTCGCTGCAGCCGACACGCGGCCTGATCCGCATGTTCGGGCGCGATATTTCCGAAATCCCGCGCCCCGAACTGCCGCTGCTGCGCCGCCGCGTCGGCATCGTCTTCCAGGATTTCCGCCTTCTCGATCATCTGACGACCTATGAGAATGTCGCTTTGCCCTTACGCGTGCGCGGCAAGGACGAGAGCTCCTACAAGACCGACGTCCTGGAACTGTTGAAATGGGTCGGCCTCGGCGAACGTATCAACGTGCTGCCGCCGGTGCTCTCCGGCGGCGAGAAACAGCGCGCCGCCATCGCCCGGGCGCTGATGGACCGGCCGGAGGTGCTGCTTGCCGACGAACCGACAGGCAATGTCGACCCGCCGATGGCCAAGCGCCTGCTCAATCTTTTCCTCGAGCTGAACCGCCTCGGCACCGCCGTTGTGATCGCCACGCATGACCTGGCGCTGATGGAACAGGTCGAAGCCCGCCGCATGATCCTCTCGGGGGGGCATCTCGATATCTATGACTGA
- a CDS encoding prephenate/arogenate dehydrogenase family protein, with product MNVQFDRIALIGIGLIGSSLAHDIRRLGLARETVVATRSPDTLKRAEELGLGDRYTTSSADAVKDADLVIVSVPVGASESVAKEIAARLKPGAIVTDVGSTKASVIAQMQPHIPAGVHFIPGHPLAGTEKSGPDAGFPGLFESRWCIFTPVADTDETALKRLRSFWEALGSKVDEMDAEHHDKVLAIVSHLPHIIAYNIVGTADDLETVTESEVIKYSASGFRDFTRLAASDPTMWRDVCLHNRDAILEMLARFSEDLAYLQRAIRWGEGDKIFELFTRTRAIRRSIVQAGQDVDAPDFGRPHALEKK from the coding sequence ATGAACGTGCAGTTCGATCGTATCGCGCTGATCGGCATCGGTCTGATCGGCTCTTCGCTGGCCCACGACATCCGCCGGCTCGGCCTCGCCAGGGAGACCGTCGTCGCCACACGCAGCCCCGATACGCTGAAGCGGGCCGAAGAGCTCGGTCTCGGCGACCGCTACACGACCTCTTCGGCCGATGCCGTCAAGGATGCCGATCTGGTGATCGTCTCGGTGCCGGTCGGCGCTTCGGAAAGCGTGGCGAAAGAGATCGCGGCAAGGCTGAAGCCCGGGGCAATCGTGACGGATGTCGGCTCCACCAAGGCTTCTGTCATCGCGCAGATGCAGCCGCATATCCCGGCCGGCGTGCATTTCATTCCCGGCCATCCGCTGGCTGGCACGGAAAAATCCGGCCCGGATGCCGGCTTTCCCGGTCTCTTCGAAAGCCGCTGGTGCATCTTCACGCCGGTCGCCGACACCGACGAGACGGCGCTGAAGCGGCTGCGCAGCTTCTGGGAAGCGCTCGGCTCGAAGGTCGACGAGATGGATGCCGAGCATCACGACAAGGTGCTGGCGATCGTCTCGCATCTGCCGCATATCATCGCCTATAATATCGTCGGCACCGCCGACGATCTGGAGACGGTGACCGAGTCTGAGGTTATCAAATATTCAGCCTCCGGCTTTCGCGATTTCACCCGCCTCGCCGCCTCCGACCCGACCATGTGGCGCGACGTCTGCCTGCACAATCGCGATGCGATCCTCGAAATGCTGGCGCGGTTCTCGGAAGATCTCGCCTATCTGCAGCGGGCGATCCGCTGGGGCGAGGGCGACAAGATCTTCGAACTCTTCACCCGCACGCGCGCCATTCGCCGCTCGATCGTCCAGGCCGGCCAGGATGTCGACGCGCCGGATTTCGGCCGCCCCCACGCGCTGGAAAAGAAGTAG
- a CDS encoding YdcF family protein, with translation MTMGDTTPNPIHQDPGLDRPAALPPRRGPLRRLLRWGGFACVLAIALVFGGFLRFADSVTTLKPPAEPKADAIVVLTGGYQRIDQAVELLQKGAGKRLLISGVHPTTTPAQIRRMTQGSADLFSCCVDIGYDAIDTIGNAEEASNWIHAKGYRSVLIVTNNYHMPRSLAELSYVDPDIEFIAYPVVNSDLKSRNWFTDPNAMRVMLAEYAKVLLTGARNITGFGRHTGLRSASATAQQ, from the coding sequence ATGACGATGGGAGACACGACACCCAACCCGATTCATCAGGATCCGGGGCTTGACCGCCCGGCGGCTCTGCCGCCGCGGCGTGGGCCGCTGCGCCGCCTGTTGCGCTGGGGCGGTTTTGCCTGCGTACTGGCGATCGCACTGGTGTTCGGCGGTTTCCTGCGGTTCGCCGATTCGGTTACGACGCTGAAGCCGCCGGCCGAGCCGAAGGCCGATGCGATCGTGGTGTTGACGGGGGGGTATCAGCGCATCGACCAGGCCGTGGAACTGCTGCAGAAAGGCGCCGGCAAGCGCTTGCTCATCTCAGGCGTCCATCCGACGACGACGCCGGCGCAGATCCGCAGGATGACGCAGGGCTCGGCCGATCTCTTCTCCTGCTGTGTCGACATCGGCTACGATGCGATCGACACGATCGGCAATGCCGAGGAAGCGTCAAACTGGATCCACGCCAAGGGCTATCGCAGCGTTCTGATCGTCACCAACAACTACCACATGCCGCGAAGCCTCGCCGAACTCTCCTATGTCGATCCCGACATCGAGTTCATCGCTTACCCCGTGGTCAATTCGGATTTGAAGAGCCGCAACTGGTTCACCGACCCGAATGCGATGCGCGTCATGCTGGCCGAATATGCCAAAGTGCTGCTGACCGGCGCCCGCAACATCACCGGCTTCGGCCGCCACACCGGGCTGCGCTCGGCCAGCGCCACCGCCCAGCAATAG
- a CDS encoding lysophospholipid acyltransferase family protein: MIALRSVLFNTIFYANLIIRMIVLSPYYFLAPRLTAYAIPKNWARSNHWLMRVIVGTTFEIEGLENLPDGSYILAPKHQSFWDTYALLPWLKDPVYILKRELMWIPLFGWYAKKQRVIPVDRGARGKVMVEVLKRTKEELSTGRQLIIYPEGTRRPPGAEPVYKYGIARMYRDLAIPVVPIVMHPGLFWPRRSIRRYPGHFKVKILPPIMPGMDPDAFFAHLIEVSERASDELLLETVEANPHVPLPPTAVERLAELRKLKAATA, encoded by the coding sequence ATGATCGCCCTGCGTTCCGTCCTCTTCAACACGATCTTCTACGCCAACCTCATCATCCGGATGATCGTGCTCTCGCCCTATTATTTCCTGGCGCCGCGCCTGACCGCCTATGCGATCCCGAAAAACTGGGCGCGCTCCAACCATTGGCTGATGCGGGTGATCGTCGGCACTACCTTCGAGATCGAAGGCTTGGAGAACCTGCCGGATGGCAGCTACATTCTGGCGCCGAAGCATCAGTCCTTCTGGGATACCTATGCGCTGCTGCCCTGGCTGAAGGACCCGGTCTACATTCTGAAGCGCGAACTAATGTGGATTCCGCTGTTCGGCTGGTATGCCAAGAAGCAGCGGGTGATCCCGGTCGATCGCGGCGCCCGCGGCAAGGTGATGGTGGAGGTGCTGAAGCGCACGAAGGAAGAGCTTTCGACCGGCCGTCAGCTGATCATCTATCCCGAGGGCACCCGCCGTCCGCCGGGCGCCGAGCCGGTCTATAAATACGGCATCGCCCGCATGTACCGCGATCTCGCCATCCCAGTGGTGCCGATCGTCATGCATCCCGGTCTGTTCTGGCCGCGGCGGAGCATTCGCCGTTATCCCGGCCATTTCAAGGTGAAGATCCTGCCACCGATCATGCCGGGAATGGATCCGGACGCGTTCTTCGCCCATCTGATCGAGGTATCGGAGCGGGCAAGCGACGAGCTTCTGCTCGAAACCGTCGAGGCAAACCCGCATGTGCCGCTGCCGCCGACGGCGGTCGAAAGGCTGGCGGAGCTTCGTAAGCTGAAGGCGGCGACCGCCTGA
- a CDS encoding cupin domain-containing protein, which produces MSPEDIIRALAMQPHPEGGWYAETFRDTAGGERGHSTAIYYLLTRGQRSHWHRVHDAVEVWHYYAGAPLSLHRSEDGTASETLTLGTDLAAGERPQAIVPANWWQAAESRGDFTLVGCTVSPGFEFSSFEMASPGWTPGG; this is translated from the coding sequence ATGTCGCCTGAGGACATCATCCGCGCACTCGCCATGCAGCCGCATCCGGAAGGAGGCTGGTACGCCGAGACGTTCCGCGATACGGCGGGCGGAGAACGCGGCCATTCGACGGCGATCTATTACCTCCTCACCAGAGGGCAGCGCTCGCACTGGCATCGCGTCCATGACGCGGTGGAGGTCTGGCATTATTACGCCGGCGCGCCGCTTTCGCTGCATCGCTCTGAAGACGGAACGGCAAGCGAGACCTTGACGCTCGGAACCGATCTCGCCGCCGGCGAGCGGCCGCAGGCGATCGTTCCCGCCAATTGGTGGCAGGCGGCCGAAAGCCGCGGCGATTTCACCCTTGTGGGCTGCACCGTCTCGCCCGGCTTCGAATTTTCGAGTTTCGAGATGGCCTCGCCGGGCTGGACGCCCGGCGGCTGA
- a CDS encoding DUF2125 domain-containing protein encodes MAASSQSGSSQSGSGKKFWLLGGGILLVIALYTGGWFYAASTLKTTVLKAIAPRDQAGVSGECSDIEFRGYPFRIGLFCSKIDVDDTVNGVSATFGALRSAAQVYAPGNIVWELDSPAEIRTSNGLSISAQWADLQSSLATRLRGIDRSSTVIKGLKATAVSSYTGQTISFDAAHTEIHLRQNGADLDGAISVQDANTAIKDWPQIFPKLSASIDLTVAGKAGLIDGSDPNGLNGSTGELRRIVADIGDGKVMTLTGPFSFDEHGLLSGKFKLEIEQLGPWGDSLKQAFPDIASTVNTATKLLKSLAGGKDKVSVDLVVDRGNATVSGFIPLGRIPPI; translated from the coding sequence ATGGCAGCGTCAAGCCAATCCGGCAGCAGCCAATCCGGCAGCGGTAAGAAATTCTGGCTGCTGGGCGGCGGCATCCTGCTGGTGATCGCGCTTTATACCGGCGGCTGGTTCTATGCGGCATCGACGCTGAAGACCACGGTGCTGAAGGCGATCGCGCCGCGCGACCAGGCGGGCGTCAGCGGCGAATGCTCGGATATCGAATTCCGCGGCTATCCTTTCCGGATCGGCCTGTTCTGCTCCAAGATCGATGTCGACGACACCGTCAACGGCGTCTCGGCCACCTTCGGCGCGTTGCGTTCGGCAGCCCAAGTCTATGCGCCCGGCAATATCGTCTGGGAGCTTGATTCGCCGGCCGAGATCCGCACCAGCAACGGCCTTTCGATCTCGGCCCAATGGGCGGACCTGCAATCGAGCCTGGCGACGAGGCTCAGGGGCATCGACCGCAGCTCGACCGTCATCAAGGGCCTGAAGGCGACGGCGGTCTCCTCCTACACCGGCCAGACCATCAGCTTCGATGCCGCCCACACCGAAATCCATCTGCGCCAGAACGGAGCCGATCTGGACGGCGCGATCTCCGTCCAGGATGCGAATACGGCGATCAAGGATTGGCCGCAGATCTTCCCGAAATTGTCTGCCAGCATCGATCTGACCGTTGCCGGCAAAGCCGGCCTGATCGACGGCAGTGACCCGAACGGCCTCAACGGTTCTACCGGCGAACTGCGCCGCATCGTCGCCGACATCGGCGACGGCAAGGTGATGACGCTGACCGGCCCCTTCTCCTTCGACGAGCACGGTCTGCTCTCGGGAAAATTCAAGCTGGAGATCGAACAGCTCGGCCCTTGGGGCGACAGCCTGAAACAGGCGTTCCCGGATATCGCCTCGACCGTCAACACGGCGACGAAGCTCTTGAAATCGCTGGCCGGCGGCAAGGACAAGGTCTCGGTCGATCTCGTCGTCGATCGTGGCAACGCCACCGTCAGCGGTTTCATCCCGCTCGGCCGGATTCCGCCGATCTGA
- a CDS encoding gamma-glutamylcyclotransferase, whose protein sequence is MDEFWVFGYGSLMWNPGFEFMERAEALIYGYRRSLCVRSFVHRGTRDNPGLVLGLDRGGACRGMAFRISPEKWDEVIDYLRARELVTNVYLERRVQLQLAGRRRTEAVTYIADRDHEQYAGTLDALAAARVVNEARGQSGPNDAYVFNTLAHLQQMGIRDHWLEQVVGEVERLRAA, encoded by the coding sequence ATGGACGAATTTTGGGTATTTGGCTACGGTTCGCTGATGTGGAATCCGGGCTTCGAATTCATGGAGCGGGCAGAGGCTCTGATCTACGGCTACAGGCGCTCGCTCTGCGTCCGCTCCTTCGTCCATCGCGGTACGCGCGACAATCCCGGTCTGGTTCTCGGCCTCGACAGGGGCGGCGCCTGCCGCGGCATGGCGTTTCGCATTTCCCCGGAAAAGTGGGACGAGGTGATCGATTATCTCCGCGCCCGCGAGCTGGTGACCAATGTCTATCTGGAGCGCCGGGTGCAGCTGCAGCTTGCCGGCCGGCGCCGGACGGAGGCGGTGACCTACATCGCCGATCGCGACCACGAGCAATATGCCGGCACTCTCGACGCGCTGGCGGCAGCGCGGGTGGTGAACGAGGCCAGGGGCCAGTCGGGCCCCAACGATGCCTATGTCTTCAATACGCTGGCGCATCTGCAGCAGATGGGCATTCGCGACCATTGGCTGGAGCAGGTGGTCGGTGAAGTGGAGCGGCTGCGCGCCGCGTGA
- the hpt gene encoding hypoxanthine phosphoribosyltransferase, producing MPVVRGKNIEPLFTAEQIAERNHAMAREIANGPTKDLLVIAVLKGSFIFAADLIRALHDSGLAPEVEFITLSSYGIGTVSQGVRIVKDIDSDVHGRDVLLIDDILESGRTLLFAKELLFERGARNVTIAVLLDKRVKRKEKLEADYVGFECPDYFVVGYGMDVAYAFRELPFVGVVTGDA from the coding sequence ATGCCTGTCGTGCGCGGAAAAAATATCGAGCCGCTCTTCACTGCCGAGCAGATCGCCGAGCGCAATCATGCGATGGCGCGGGAGATCGCCAACGGCCCGACCAAGGACCTGCTCGTCATTGCCGTGCTCAAGGGGTCGTTCATCTTCGCCGCCGACCTGATCCGCGCCCTGCACGATAGCGGCCTTGCGCCGGAGGTCGAGTTCATCACGCTGTCGAGCTATGGCATCGGCACGGTTTCGCAGGGCGTGCGCATCGTCAAGGATATCGATAGCGACGTGCACGGCCGCGACGTCCTGTTGATCGACGATATCCTCGAATCCGGCCGGACGCTGCTCTTTGCCAAGGAATTGCTGTTCGAGCGCGGCGCGCGCAACGTCACCATCGCGGTGCTGCTCGACAAGCGCGTCAAGCGCAAGGAAAAGCTGGAGGCCGATTATGTCGGCTTCGAATGCCCCGACTATTTCGTCGTCGGCTATGGCATGGACGTCGCCTATGCCTTCCGCGAACTGCCCTTCGTCGGCGTGGTGACCGGCGACGCCTGA
- a CDS encoding GNAT family N-acetyltransferase: MAEVASASRADIDWLVREDASAGKAWVSRCVGLGEYLVAREAGEIVGFLRFSRFWGRVPYMEMIRVLPGHRRSGVGTALFLAWEEAMRADGARLLMTSSECDESRPQDWHRRNGFVETGAIELPGLQSVPEVFFIKHIG, translated from the coding sequence ATGGCGGAGGTGGCGAGCGCGAGCCGAGCCGATATCGACTGGCTGGTTCGCGAAGACGCCAGTGCCGGAAAGGCATGGGTATCGCGATGCGTGGGGCTCGGCGAATATCTCGTCGCCCGGGAGGCCGGCGAGATCGTTGGCTTCCTGCGCTTCTCCCGCTTCTGGGGAAGGGTTCCCTATATGGAAATGATTCGCGTCCTGCCCGGCCACCGCCGGTCGGGCGTCGGCACAGCGCTGTTTCTCGCCTGGGAAGAGGCGATGCGCGCCGACGGCGCCCGCCTGCTGATGACCTCGAGCGAATGCGACGAGAGCCGGCCGCAGGACTGGCATCGCCGCAACGGATTTGTCGAAACCGGCGCAATCGAGCTGCCCGGTCTGCAATCGGTGCCTGAGGTTTTCTTCATCAAGCACATAGGCTGA
- a CDS encoding class I SAM-dependent methyltransferase, with protein MKSNRPLITFIAMHADIVDLRQFYHSELGRLAEQSIAMALSSLWVRLPQERLVGLGYAVPFLDRFQADTERTFAFMPAGQGAVNWPMGSLSSTTLVFDEELPLPDSSIDRVLMVHSLEFAESPRETLKELWRVLAPGGRLVIVVPNRRGVWARMEHTPFGSGRPYSRGQLTHLLRETNFTPGATAEALFFPPSKLRTILRLRRAFERIGRTLWPAFSGVIIVEAQKRLYQGLPVAARASRRVFVPVLAPHGVPTTRNR; from the coding sequence TTGAAGTCCAACCGCCCGCTGATAACATTTATCGCAATGCACGCCGATATCGTCGACCTACGCCAGTTCTACCACTCCGAGCTCGGGCGTCTTGCCGAGCAGTCGATCGCCATGGCGCTGTCGTCGCTCTGGGTCCGGCTGCCGCAGGAGCGGCTGGTCGGCCTCGGTTATGCCGTCCCCTTCCTCGACCGCTTCCAGGCCGACACCGAACGCACCTTCGCCTTCATGCCGGCCGGACAGGGCGCGGTGAACTGGCCGATGGGCTCGCTGTCGTCGACGACACTGGTCTTCGACGAGGAATTGCCGCTGCCGGATTCCTCGATCGACCGGGTGCTGATGGTGCACTCGCTGGAATTCGCCGAAAGCCCGCGCGAGACGCTGAAAGAGCTCTGGCGGGTGTTGGCCCCGGGCGGACGGCTTGTCATCGTCGTGCCGAACCGGCGCGGCGTCTGGGCGCGGATGGAGCATACGCCGTTCGGCTCGGGCCGGCCCTATTCCCGCGGTCAGCTGACGCATCTGCTGCGCGAGACGAATTTCACACCCGGCGCGACGGCCGAAGCGCTGTTCTTCCCACCCTCGAAGCTCAGGACCATCCTGCGGCTTCGCCGCGCCTTCGAGCGGATCGGCCGGACGCTGTGGCCGGCTTTTTCAGGCGTCATCATCGTCGAGGCGCAGAAGCGGCTCTATCAGGGGCTGCCGGTCGCCGCACGCGCCTCGCGCCGCGTTTTCGTGCCGGTTCTGGCGCCCCATGGCGTGCCGACCACGCGCAACCGGTGA